In Capsicum annuum cultivar UCD-10X-F1 chromosome 11, UCD10Xv1.1, whole genome shotgun sequence, one genomic interval encodes:
- the LOC107846711 gene encoding SCAN domain-containing protein 3-like encodes MICPNVQKDIVNSCAKETLKAIFEDLNGDYFGILIDESKDVSHKEQMALVLRYVNKEGKLIERFLGVVHVKDTCARSLKDAICSLLLEHNLSSSHIQGQGYDGASNMQGEFNGLKTLIMKDTPSAYSVHCFVHQLQLTLVAVAKKHHECREMLRDDQTEKLEELLMLGEVHTGNGLNQELELQKAGDTRWSSHFKTVVIYLQLGKLNSRFDEVNTDLLLSMASLSPDNSFVNYDKNRIIKLATYYPNEFSASMLEDLSFELDNYIAYVRQRNNNFSKLKRLGDLLETLVKTNLHKTWTLVYLLVKLSLTLPVATATVKRAFSSMKYIKNDLRSRIDDEFLNDCLVCYIEDEVFETVHNETIIDRFQNMTSRRVRL; translated from the exons ATGATTTGTCCAAATGTTCAAAAAGACATTGTGAATTCTTGTGCTAAAGAAACGTTGAAAGCAATTTTTGAAGACTTAAATGGAGATTACTTTGGAATATTAATTGACGAGTCTAAAGATGTCTCTCATAAAGAACAAATGGCACTTGTTCTGCGATATGTCAACAAAGAGGGTAAGCTTATTGAGCGATTTCTAGGTGTTGTTCATGTTAAAGATACATGTGCACGGTCACTGAAAGATGCTATATGTTCTTTGCTTTTAGAGCATAATTTGAGTTCTTCTCATATTCAGGGACAAGGTTATGATGGAGCTAGTAATATGCAGGGAGAATTCAATGGTCTTAAAACTTTGATTATGAAAGATACTCCTTCGGCATATAGTGTACATTGTTTTGTTCATCAATTACAATTGACTCTTGTAGCTGTTGCAAAGAAACATCATGAG TGCAGGGAGATGCTTAGAGATGATCAAACAGAAAAATTAGAAGAGTTATTGATGCTCGGTGAAGTTCATACAGGAAACGGATTGAATCAAGAACTTGAACTTCAAAAGGCAGGAGATACTCGTTGGAGTTCTCATTTTAAAACA GTTGTAATTTATTTGCAACTTGGTAAGCTTAATAGTCGTTTTGATGAAGTGAATACTGATCTACTTCTTAGTATGGCTAGTTTAAGTCCAGATAACTCTTTTGTAAATTATGATAAAAACAGGATTATAAAACTTGCTACCTATTATCCGAATGAGTTTAGTGCTTCCATGCTTGAAGATCTTAGTTTTGAGCTTGACAATTATATTGCCTATGTGCGACAAAGGAATAATAATTTCTCTAAGTTGAAAAGACTTGGGGATCTTTTAGAGACATTGGTGAAAACAAATTTGCACAAGACTTGGACACTTGTATATTTGCTTGTGAAGTTGAGTTTGACATTACCTGTGGCGACTGCAACGGTGAAAAGGGCTTTCTCTTCgatgaaatatattaaaaatgaccTACGTAGCAgaattgatgatgaatttttgaatgattgtttAGTTTGTTATATAGAAGATGAGGTATTTGAAACTGTACATAATGAAACGATCATTGATCGTTTTCAAAACATGACAAGTCGTCGAGTACGATTATAA